TTGAAGCGGCGTTTCACCGGCATCGATTCCGCCCTGCGGCATCTGCCATTCATGGCCGGGCGCGACATGCTCGCGCAGTGATTTGTTGGCCCGGCGTCCGATGAAGACGAGGCCCTCGGCATTGAACAGGGCGAGCCCGACACAGGGGCGGTAGCCGTCTGGCGGCGTGGCGGAGATCATCTCAGGGATCCGGTGGTCTTGGGGCTGCGCAGGACCCGGGCCGCGCTCATCGGCACGATCACGAGGCCCTTGCCCTCGAGCGTCTGCGCCCAGCGCGCGATGCGCTCGACCGAGACCGGCAGTGCGCTGGCGCCGAGGATGGCGACGCCCTGGTCCCGGGCCATCGCCTCGATCGCGGCGAGTTCCTTGTCGATCGCGTCCGGCCGGGCCACCGCATCCACCACGCGGTCGATCTTCATGGCGGGGATCTGGGCGCGCTGTGCGGCGGCGGCGAGAAGGCTGCGGGCAGAGGAGCCGTCATCCACGACCATCAGGCCGCGCCCTGCGAGTTCGCGCAGGATCGGCGACAGGGCCGCATCGTCGGAGGTGAAGCGGCCGCCGAGGAAATTGACCACGCCGACATAGCCGGTGAAGCGGCCGAGCACCCAGTGCAGCCGCTCCATGTTCTCGCCGGCCTTGGGGCCGGTCAGCAGGGTGTGCGGCCCGGGGTCGCTATCGGGATAGTCGAAGGGCTCCATCGGCAGCTGCAGGAAGACCTCGTGGCCCTCGCCGCGGGCGCGCTGGACGGTGCGCTCCAGCTCGGCCCCATAGGGTGCGAAGGCGAGCGAGACCTGGCCCGGAAGCTTGGTGATGGCGTCGGCGGTGCCGGTGGGGCTGATGCCGAGGCCGCCGACGAGGATCGCAACCCGCCCTGCAACCTTGCCGGCAGGCGGCGGCCCGGCGGGGCGCGCATAGAGCTGGGCCGGGGTCGTGCCGTCCGGGGCGATTTTGGGCAGCAGCCCGTGCCGGGTGCGCTCGACGAGGCGGTTGTCCGGCGCGGGCGCCAGCTTCACCGTCGTGGGCGTGTCGGGGATGGTGATGACGATGGCGCCGGGTGCATCCGAGCCCGGACGCACGACCGTGACGCCGGATTCGTTCTCGAGTTGGCGGGCGCTGGACTGGGTGCGGGCCTGCTCGGCCGGGGCGCCGGCAACAATGGGGCCGGGCGGGGGCAAGGCGGGGACGGTGCGGGTCTCGATCCGGGCCATCGCCATGGGCTCGCCGCCATCGGGATCTCGCCTGACGGCGACGACGAGGAGAAGCCCGACCCAGGCGAGGCCGACGAGTCCGGCTCCCGCAAACACGGCCCAGCGAGCCCACGGCTTGGTGCGGGCTGTCGTGCGGTCCTGGCCGAGTGGCCGGTTGAGCTCAGTGAGCGGCGTTCCGGCCAAGCGAAGCCGTCCTCAAGCTTGCGAACGGACCCGAATCAGTGGTCCGCGAAGCGGGAGTATGTCGGATTCGAACCGAATCAGACAGCCTCCCGCATCGTTTGTCGCCAGGCGCGCGCCCGCAGCGTCTCAGTTGGGCTTGGGCGCCTCGCCCTGCGGGGCGGCGGCGTCCTTCTTGACGCCGCGGAGTTGGTTCAGCGCGGCGGTGAGCTGCGTGTCCTTGGCCGGGTCGTTGGGGACATAGGAGGCGGAGCCGGACTGCTCGTCTTTGCCGTCGCCCGCCTTGAGATGGCCCTTCAGTGCCGCCTCGCCCTTGTTCTCGGCGAGCTTGTCCTTCAGCTCCGGCGGAATGTCCTGCACCACCTCGATGTCGGGCGAGATGCCCTTGGCCTGGATCGAGTTGCCCGACGGCGTATAGTAGCGCGCCGTCGTCAGGCGCAGGCCGCCATTGCCGGCGAGCGGGATCACGGTCTGGACCGAGCCCTTGCCGAATGAGCGGGTGCCCATGATCGTGGCCCGCTTGTGGTCCTGAAGGGCGCCGGCGACGATCTCGGCCGCCGAGGCGGAGGAGCCGTTGATCAGCACGACGACCGGCTTGCCCTTGGTCAGGTCGCCCGCCTTGGCGTTGAAGACCTGCGTCTCCTCGGCGTTGCGGCCGCGCGTCGAGACGATTTTGCCGCGCTCGAGGAAGGCATCCGAGACCAGCACGGACTGGTCGAGGCGGCCGCCGCGGTTGTTGCGGAGGTCGATGACGTAGCCCTTGATCTTGTCGATGCCGATATCGGCGTTGACCTTGTCGATCGCCTTGCGCAGCCCCTCATAGGTCTGCTCGCTGAAGGTACCGATGCGGATGTAGCCGACATCGCCCTCGACGCGCTCCTCGACGGCGGGAACGACGATGGTCGTGCGCGTCAGCGTGAACTCCAGCGGCTCGGGCTTGCCGGGACGCTCGACCTTCAGCTTGACCTGGGTGTTGATGATGCCGCGCATCTTCTCGACCGCCTGGGTCAGGGAGAGGCCCTTCACCTCCTGGCCGTCGATCTGGCTGATGATATCGTTGGCCAGGATGCCGGCCTTGAAGGCGGGCGTGTCGCGGATCGGCTTGGCGACCTTGAGGACGCCCTCCTCCATCGTCACCTCGATGCCCAGACCGCCGAACTGGCCGCGCATGTCGGTGTCCATGTCGCGGAAGGACTTGGCATCGAGATAGGATGAGTGCGGGTCGAGCGAGGAGACCATGCCGTTGATGGCGGCCTCGATCAGCTTCTGCTCGTCGGGCTTCTCGACATAGTCGGTGCGGATCTTCTCGAAGATGTCACCGAAGAGGTTCAGGCTGCGATAGACCTCGGCGGAGGCAGCGACCGCGCTGGTCGAGGTGAGCAGGCGCGTCTGCGTGACCATTCCGGTCAGCCCCGCACCCAGCACAGCCCCGGCGAAAACGAGAGAAACCTTGCGCATCATCCGCGAACCTTTTCGCCAAGCGGTTTCGTCCACCACGGGGCCGGATCGACCGACACGCCGTCTTTCCTGAACTCGATATACAGAACCGGACGGCCGGCTCCCGAACCCACGATCGTCGCTGCAGCTTCCGACGTTTCGCCCATCACCGCAACCGGCTCCCCCGCGAGGACGAACTGGTTCAGCGCCACGTCGATCCGCTGCATCCCGGCGAGCAAGAGATAGTACCCCCCGCCGGCGTTCAGGATCAAGAGTTGCCCGAAAGACCGGAAGGGACCGGCATAAACGACCCAAGCGTCCGAAGGCGCCGAAACTAGGGCACCCGGTCGGGTTTCCAGCGAAATGCCGCGCGTTGTGCCGCCGGCGCCGTCGGAATCGCCGAATCCA
This portion of the Bosea sp. OAE506 genome encodes:
- a CDS encoding divergent polysaccharide deacetylase family protein, whose product is MAGTPLTELNRPLGQDRTTARTKPWARWAVFAGAGLVGLAWVGLLLVVAVRRDPDGGEPMAMARIETRTVPALPPPGPIVAGAPAEQARTQSSARQLENESGVTVVRPGSDAPGAIVITIPDTPTTVKLAPAPDNRLVERTRHGLLPKIAPDGTTPAQLYARPAGPPPAGKVAGRVAILVGGLGISPTGTADAITKLPGQVSLAFAPYGAELERTVQRARGEGHEVFLQLPMEPFDYPDSDPGPHTLLTGPKAGENMERLHWVLGRFTGYVGVVNFLGGRFTSDDAALSPILRELAGRGLMVVDDGSSARSLLAAAAQRAQIPAMKIDRVVDAVARPDAIDKELAAIEAMARDQGVAILGASALPVSVERIARWAQTLEGKGLVIVPMSAARVLRSPKTTGSLR
- a CDS encoding S41 family peptidase; translation: MRKVSLVFAGAVLGAGLTGMVTQTRLLTSTSAVAASAEVYRSLNLFGDIFEKIRTDYVEKPDEQKLIEAAINGMVSSLDPHSSYLDAKSFRDMDTDMRGQFGGLGIEVTMEEGVLKVAKPIRDTPAFKAGILANDIISQIDGQEVKGLSLTQAVEKMRGIINTQVKLKVERPGKPEPLEFTLTRTTIVVPAVEERVEGDVGYIRIGTFSEQTYEGLRKAIDKVNADIGIDKIKGYVIDLRNNRGGRLDQSVLVSDAFLERGKIVSTRGRNAEETQVFNAKAGDLTKGKPVVVLINGSSASAAEIVAGALQDHKRATIMGTRSFGKGSVQTVIPLAGNGGLRLTTARYYTPSGNSIQAKGISPDIEVVQDIPPELKDKLAENKGEAALKGHLKAGDGKDEQSGSASYVPNDPAKDTQLTAALNQLRGVKKDAAAPQGEAPKPN